The Falco peregrinus isolate bFalPer1 chromosome 1, bFalPer1.pri, whole genome shotgun sequence genome has a window encoding:
- the ARHGAP19 gene encoding rho GTPase-activating protein 19 isoform X2, whose protein sequence is MPLQKLSALIDAICNFVICNDSSLRSQPIIFNPDFFVEKLRHEKPEVFTELVVSNITRLIDLPGAELAQLMGEEDPKLPGANSTASGFFRSLMSLKRKEKGVVFGSPLTEEGIAQVSQLIEYLHKNLRAEGLFRVPGNSIRQQILKDALNSGTDIDLDSGEFHSNDVATLLKMFLGELPEPLLTHKHFHAHLKIADLTLFDEKGNKTSTPDKERQIEALQLLFLILPAPNRSLLKLLLDLLYQTAKKQDKNKMSAHNLALMFAPHILWPRNVTANDLQENITKLNNGVTFMIKHSQKLFKAPAYIRECARLHYLGSRAHTSKDDLDLLTSPGSKELQPLKSQKRSRLDTCHQEETQQRTEEALKELFRHVHNMPDSAKKKKLIRQFNKHPTALTPGSDVPTSPAPRRTRSRSFSGLIKRKVLGTPVILERKSRDATPEPERVSKENVHLLQKCGSPAHMSQAKLKSLEGQKAESCRRMRAHLLSKDSSSL, encoded by the exons ATGCCTCTCCAAAAGCTCTCAGCACTCAT tgatgcCATCTGCAATTTTGTCATTTGCAATGACTCCTCCCTCCGCAGCCAGCCCATCATCTTCAATCCTGACTTCTTTGTGGAAAAGCTGCGCCATGAAAAACCAGAGGTGTTCACAGAGCTTGTTGTCAGCAACATTACCAGGCTTATTGACTtgcctggggcagagctggcccAACTAATGGGAGAGGAGGACCCAAAACTGCCTGGGGCAAACAGTACAGCCTCTGGATTTTTTCGGTCTCTGATGTCTCTGAAGCGCAAGG agaaAGGGGTGGTGTTTGGCTCACCGCTGACAGAAGAAGGCATTGCACAAGTTTCCCAGCTAATCGAGTATCTGCACAAAA ATCTAAGAGCAGAAGGCTTGTTTCGGGTGCCAGGCAACAGCATCAGGCAACAGATCCTAAAGGATGCTCTGAACAGTGGTACAGATATTGACCTGGACTCTGGGGAGTTTCACTCCAATGATGTGGCCACCCTACTTAAGATGTTCCTGGGTGAATTACCAGAGCCACTGCTGACACACAAGCACTTCCATGCCCACCTCAAAATTGCAG ACTTGACACTGTTTGATGAGAAAGGGAATAAGACCAGCACTCCAGACAAAGAGCGCCAAATTGAagccctccagctgctgtttttgATCCTTCCCGCGCCTAACCGCAGTCTGCTCAAACTGCTGCTGGACCTGCTCTACCAGACCGCGAAGAAGCAGGATAAGAACAAGATGTCTGCCCACAATCTTGCCCTCATGTTTGCACCCCACATCCTATGGCCCAGAAAT GTGACAGCGAATGACCTTCAGGAGAATATCACGAAGCTAAACAATGGAGTGACCTTCATGATCAAACACTCTCAGAAACTCTTCAAG GCCCCAGCGTACATCCGGGAGTGTGCCAGGCTGCACTATCTGGGGTCCAGAGCCCATACATCAAAG GACGACCTGGATTTGCTGACATCTCCTGGCTccaaggagctgcagcccctcaaGTCTCAGAAGCGAAGCCGGCTGGACACTTGCCACCAGGAGGAGACCCAGCAGCGCACGGAGGAGGCACTGAAGGAGCTCTTCCGCCATGTCCACAATATGCCTGACTCTGCAAAGAAGAAGAAGCTTATCCGGCAG TTTAACAAGCATCCTACAGCTCTCACTCCTGGCTCTGATGTACCCACATCCCCAGCACCACGACGTACCCGCTCGCGCTCCTTCAGCGGCCTCATTAAG CGGAAAGTTTTAGGAACCCCAGTTATCCTGGAGAGGAAGAGCAGGGATGCCACACCGGAGCCTGAGCGAGTCAGCAAAGAGAATGTCCACCTG TTACAGAAATGTGGATCTCCAGCTCACATGTCCCAAGCAAAGCTGAAGTCTTTGGAGGGCCAGAAAGCG GAATCCTGCAGACGCATGCGAGCCCACCTGCTTTCCAAGGATTCATCATCCCTCTGA
- the ARHGAP19 gene encoding rho GTPase-activating protein 19 isoform X3 produces MGRRSGRYEMAEGAPAPGGRRGGSDAICNFVICNDSSLRSQPIIFNPDFFVEKLRHEKPEVFTELVVSNITRLIDLPGAELAQLMGEEDPKLPGANSTASGFFRSLMSLKRKEKGVVFGSPLTEEGIAQVSQLIEYLHKNLRAEGLFRVPGNSIRQQILKDALNSGTDIDLDSGEFHSNDVATLLKMFLGELPEPLLTHKHFHAHLKIADLTLFDEKGNKTSTPDKERQIEALQLLFLILPAPNRSLLKLLLDLLYQTAKKQDKNKMSAHNLALMFAPHILWPRNVTANDLQENITKLNNGVTFMIKHSQKLFKAPAYIRECARLHYLGSRAHTSKDDLDLLTSPGSKELQPLKSQKRSRLDTCHQEETQQRTEEALKELFRHVHNMPDSAKKKKLIRQFNKHPTALTPGSDVPTSPAPRRTRSRSFSGLIKLQKCGSPAHMSQAKLKSLEGQKAESCRRMRAHLLSKDSSSL; encoded by the exons tgatgcCATCTGCAATTTTGTCATTTGCAATGACTCCTCCCTCCGCAGCCAGCCCATCATCTTCAATCCTGACTTCTTTGTGGAAAAGCTGCGCCATGAAAAACCAGAGGTGTTCACAGAGCTTGTTGTCAGCAACATTACCAGGCTTATTGACTtgcctggggcagagctggcccAACTAATGGGAGAGGAGGACCCAAAACTGCCTGGGGCAAACAGTACAGCCTCTGGATTTTTTCGGTCTCTGATGTCTCTGAAGCGCAAGG agaaAGGGGTGGTGTTTGGCTCACCGCTGACAGAAGAAGGCATTGCACAAGTTTCCCAGCTAATCGAGTATCTGCACAAAA ATCTAAGAGCAGAAGGCTTGTTTCGGGTGCCAGGCAACAGCATCAGGCAACAGATCCTAAAGGATGCTCTGAACAGTGGTACAGATATTGACCTGGACTCTGGGGAGTTTCACTCCAATGATGTGGCCACCCTACTTAAGATGTTCCTGGGTGAATTACCAGAGCCACTGCTGACACACAAGCACTTCCATGCCCACCTCAAAATTGCAG ACTTGACACTGTTTGATGAGAAAGGGAATAAGACCAGCACTCCAGACAAAGAGCGCCAAATTGAagccctccagctgctgtttttgATCCTTCCCGCGCCTAACCGCAGTCTGCTCAAACTGCTGCTGGACCTGCTCTACCAGACCGCGAAGAAGCAGGATAAGAACAAGATGTCTGCCCACAATCTTGCCCTCATGTTTGCACCCCACATCCTATGGCCCAGAAAT GTGACAGCGAATGACCTTCAGGAGAATATCACGAAGCTAAACAATGGAGTGACCTTCATGATCAAACACTCTCAGAAACTCTTCAAG GCCCCAGCGTACATCCGGGAGTGTGCCAGGCTGCACTATCTGGGGTCCAGAGCCCATACATCAAAG GACGACCTGGATTTGCTGACATCTCCTGGCTccaaggagctgcagcccctcaaGTCTCAGAAGCGAAGCCGGCTGGACACTTGCCACCAGGAGGAGACCCAGCAGCGCACGGAGGAGGCACTGAAGGAGCTCTTCCGCCATGTCCACAATATGCCTGACTCTGCAAAGAAGAAGAAGCTTATCCGGCAG TTTAACAAGCATCCTACAGCTCTCACTCCTGGCTCTGATGTACCCACATCCCCAGCACCACGACGTACCCGCTCGCGCTCCTTCAGCGGCCTCATTAAG TTACAGAAATGTGGATCTCCAGCTCACATGTCCCAAGCAAAGCTGAAGTCTTTGGAGGGCCAGAAAGCG GAATCCTGCAGACGCATGCGAGCCCACCTGCTTTCCAAGGATTCATCATCCCTCTGA
- the ARHGAP19 gene encoding rho GTPase-activating protein 19 isoform X1 has protein sequence MGRRSGRYEMAEGAPAPGGRRGGSDAICNFVICNDSSLRSQPIIFNPDFFVEKLRHEKPEVFTELVVSNITRLIDLPGAELAQLMGEEDPKLPGANSTASGFFRSLMSLKRKEKGVVFGSPLTEEGIAQVSQLIEYLHKNLRAEGLFRVPGNSIRQQILKDALNSGTDIDLDSGEFHSNDVATLLKMFLGELPEPLLTHKHFHAHLKIADLTLFDEKGNKTSTPDKERQIEALQLLFLILPAPNRSLLKLLLDLLYQTAKKQDKNKMSAHNLALMFAPHILWPRNVTANDLQENITKLNNGVTFMIKHSQKLFKAPAYIRECARLHYLGSRAHTSKDDLDLLTSPGSKELQPLKSQKRSRLDTCHQEETQQRTEEALKELFRHVHNMPDSAKKKKLIRQFNKHPTALTPGSDVPTSPAPRRTRSRSFSGLIKRKVLGTPVILERKSRDATPEPERVSKENVHLLQKCGSPAHMSQAKLKSLEGQKAESCRRMRAHLLSKDSSSL, from the exons tgatgcCATCTGCAATTTTGTCATTTGCAATGACTCCTCCCTCCGCAGCCAGCCCATCATCTTCAATCCTGACTTCTTTGTGGAAAAGCTGCGCCATGAAAAACCAGAGGTGTTCACAGAGCTTGTTGTCAGCAACATTACCAGGCTTATTGACTtgcctggggcagagctggcccAACTAATGGGAGAGGAGGACCCAAAACTGCCTGGGGCAAACAGTACAGCCTCTGGATTTTTTCGGTCTCTGATGTCTCTGAAGCGCAAGG agaaAGGGGTGGTGTTTGGCTCACCGCTGACAGAAGAAGGCATTGCACAAGTTTCCCAGCTAATCGAGTATCTGCACAAAA ATCTAAGAGCAGAAGGCTTGTTTCGGGTGCCAGGCAACAGCATCAGGCAACAGATCCTAAAGGATGCTCTGAACAGTGGTACAGATATTGACCTGGACTCTGGGGAGTTTCACTCCAATGATGTGGCCACCCTACTTAAGATGTTCCTGGGTGAATTACCAGAGCCACTGCTGACACACAAGCACTTCCATGCCCACCTCAAAATTGCAG ACTTGACACTGTTTGATGAGAAAGGGAATAAGACCAGCACTCCAGACAAAGAGCGCCAAATTGAagccctccagctgctgtttttgATCCTTCCCGCGCCTAACCGCAGTCTGCTCAAACTGCTGCTGGACCTGCTCTACCAGACCGCGAAGAAGCAGGATAAGAACAAGATGTCTGCCCACAATCTTGCCCTCATGTTTGCACCCCACATCCTATGGCCCAGAAAT GTGACAGCGAATGACCTTCAGGAGAATATCACGAAGCTAAACAATGGAGTGACCTTCATGATCAAACACTCTCAGAAACTCTTCAAG GCCCCAGCGTACATCCGGGAGTGTGCCAGGCTGCACTATCTGGGGTCCAGAGCCCATACATCAAAG GACGACCTGGATTTGCTGACATCTCCTGGCTccaaggagctgcagcccctcaaGTCTCAGAAGCGAAGCCGGCTGGACACTTGCCACCAGGAGGAGACCCAGCAGCGCACGGAGGAGGCACTGAAGGAGCTCTTCCGCCATGTCCACAATATGCCTGACTCTGCAAAGAAGAAGAAGCTTATCCGGCAG TTTAACAAGCATCCTACAGCTCTCACTCCTGGCTCTGATGTACCCACATCCCCAGCACCACGACGTACCCGCTCGCGCTCCTTCAGCGGCCTCATTAAG CGGAAAGTTTTAGGAACCCCAGTTATCCTGGAGAGGAAGAGCAGGGATGCCACACCGGAGCCTGAGCGAGTCAGCAAAGAGAATGTCCACCTG TTACAGAAATGTGGATCTCCAGCTCACATGTCCCAAGCAAAGCTGAAGTCTTTGGAGGGCCAGAAAGCG GAATCCTGCAGACGCATGCGAGCCCACCTGCTTTCCAAGGATTCATCATCCCTCTGA
- the ARHGAP19 gene encoding rho GTPase-activating protein 19 isoform X4 has product MRWRREHRRLAGGAAAEKGVVFGSPLTEEGIAQVSQLIEYLHKNLRAEGLFRVPGNSIRQQILKDALNSGTDIDLDSGEFHSNDVATLLKMFLGELPEPLLTHKHFHAHLKIADLTLFDEKGNKTSTPDKERQIEALQLLFLILPAPNRSLLKLLLDLLYQTAKKQDKNKMSAHNLALMFAPHILWPRNVTANDLQENITKLNNGVTFMIKHSQKLFKAPAYIRECARLHYLGSRAHTSKDDLDLLTSPGSKELQPLKSQKRSRLDTCHQEETQQRTEEALKELFRHVHNMPDSAKKKKLIRQFNKHPTALTPGSDVPTSPAPRRTRSRSFSGLIKRKVLGTPVILERKSRDATPEPERVSKENVHLLQKCGSPAHMSQAKLKSLEGQKAESCRRMRAHLLSKDSSSL; this is encoded by the exons agaaAGGGGTGGTGTTTGGCTCACCGCTGACAGAAGAAGGCATTGCACAAGTTTCCCAGCTAATCGAGTATCTGCACAAAA ATCTAAGAGCAGAAGGCTTGTTTCGGGTGCCAGGCAACAGCATCAGGCAACAGATCCTAAAGGATGCTCTGAACAGTGGTACAGATATTGACCTGGACTCTGGGGAGTTTCACTCCAATGATGTGGCCACCCTACTTAAGATGTTCCTGGGTGAATTACCAGAGCCACTGCTGACACACAAGCACTTCCATGCCCACCTCAAAATTGCAG ACTTGACACTGTTTGATGAGAAAGGGAATAAGACCAGCACTCCAGACAAAGAGCGCCAAATTGAagccctccagctgctgtttttgATCCTTCCCGCGCCTAACCGCAGTCTGCTCAAACTGCTGCTGGACCTGCTCTACCAGACCGCGAAGAAGCAGGATAAGAACAAGATGTCTGCCCACAATCTTGCCCTCATGTTTGCACCCCACATCCTATGGCCCAGAAAT GTGACAGCGAATGACCTTCAGGAGAATATCACGAAGCTAAACAATGGAGTGACCTTCATGATCAAACACTCTCAGAAACTCTTCAAG GCCCCAGCGTACATCCGGGAGTGTGCCAGGCTGCACTATCTGGGGTCCAGAGCCCATACATCAAAG GACGACCTGGATTTGCTGACATCTCCTGGCTccaaggagctgcagcccctcaaGTCTCAGAAGCGAAGCCGGCTGGACACTTGCCACCAGGAGGAGACCCAGCAGCGCACGGAGGAGGCACTGAAGGAGCTCTTCCGCCATGTCCACAATATGCCTGACTCTGCAAAGAAGAAGAAGCTTATCCGGCAG TTTAACAAGCATCCTACAGCTCTCACTCCTGGCTCTGATGTACCCACATCCCCAGCACCACGACGTACCCGCTCGCGCTCCTTCAGCGGCCTCATTAAG CGGAAAGTTTTAGGAACCCCAGTTATCCTGGAGAGGAAGAGCAGGGATGCCACACCGGAGCCTGAGCGAGTCAGCAAAGAGAATGTCCACCTG TTACAGAAATGTGGATCTCCAGCTCACATGTCCCAAGCAAAGCTGAAGTCTTTGGAGGGCCAGAAAGCG GAATCCTGCAGACGCATGCGAGCCCACCTGCTTTCCAAGGATTCATCATCCCTCTGA